TTAAAACTAAATCAATAGTATTATTGATTCCATCAAAACCCCCTCCCCCGGTCAATGCAGATTGAAGCATACCTGAAAATGGTAGTATTAATCCAGTTCCAAATACGAGGTTTCCTAAATTTCCAATTTGAAATTTAGAATTGTCTAATGTAGACATGGTTTCTCTAATAATTTCGCCATATAAATTTTGCAACAATAATTGACCTTTACCTTGATTTGAAGCAGTTATTAATTGAGCATATAATTTTTCCATCAACGAAATGCCTGTCCTATTTTTAGCTCGTTCAAGAGATTCTTTAAAATTATATCCTCCTCTCACAATATCATATATAACATTTTTAAACTCAAAAGATACTATCCCATAATCTGAATTCGAGCCTATATTTTTTATACATTCTTGAAGTGATGCACCAGAGTTTAACATTGAAACCATATGTAACATTGCCATCATTATTTGTAATTTCACTTCTCCTTTAAATAACATTAATTTTATTTTTGGATAAAATATGCCCCCAATTAAA
The window above is part of the Methanococcus aeolicus Nankai-3 genome. Proteins encoded here:
- a CDS encoding type II secretion system F family protein, encoding MAQAKKDSTLKIFVNNLLYKLGFKKRKSISATSTPIKGIRVLKKLFEEGELEFYESYEDGKIVKNIEEIIPSDSFLSKSSESLVETVNKTSFLPSKRDYQYIGVSDLNGYFLKTLIKSFGFGVLFLMIQLVDGDVIYAITQSIVVFLLFLIGGIFYPKIKLMLFKGEVKLQIMMAMLHMVSMLNSGASLQECIKNIGSNSDYGIVSFEFKNVIYDIVRGGYNFKESLERAKNRTGISLMEKLYAQLITASNQGKGQLLLQNLYGEIIRETMSTLDNSKFQIGNLGNLVFGTGLILPFSGMLQSALTGGGGFDGINNTIDLVLTKIGPISTIMFAIFVKIKIE